One Solanum lycopersicum chromosome 4, SLM_r2.1 DNA window includes the following coding sequences:
- the LOC101262509 gene encoding PLAT domain-containing protein 2 — MGVSTQLNYFWFNLFILFFCFSISSIYGSEVDCVYTVYVRTSSKIKAGTDSIISLTLYNANGYGIRINNLEAWGGLMGPGYNYFERGNLDIFSGRGPCLNGPICKMNLTSDGTGSGHGWYCNYVEVTVTGVHRECRQQHFEVEQWIATDHSPYQLTFIKNLCRKTKSGEYLSVSAEDLPASVENLSFSGEDLPASVENLPVSGENLVVFDAAVM, encoded by the exons ATGGGAGTATCAACTCAACTCAACTATTTTTGGTTCAATCTCTTTATactctttttttgtttctccATCTCCTCTATTTATGGATCT GAAGTTGATTGTGTTTACACAGTTTACGTTCGAAcgagttcaaaaataaaagctGGAACTGATTCCATCATCAGCTTGACTCTCTACAATGCAAACGGGTATGGTATTCGAATCAATAACTTGGAAGCTTGGGGCGGACTTATGGGCCCGGGTTACAACTATTTCGAGAGAGGAAACTTGGACATTTTCAGTGGCCGAGGCCCATGTTTAAATGGGCCCATCTGTAAGATGAACTTGACTTCCGATGGAACAGGCTCCGGCCATGGATGGTACTGTAACTACGTTGAAGTCACCGTCACAGGAGTCCATAGAGAATGCCGTCAACAGCATTTCGAAGTGGAGCAGTGGATCGCGACTGATCATTCTCCTTATCAGCTCACTTTCATCAAAAATCTGTGTAGAAAGACGAAGTCCGGGGAATATTTGTCCGTCTCTGCTGAGGATCTGCCTGCTTCCGTTGAGAATTTGTCCTTCTCCGGTGAGGATCTGCCTGCTTCCGTTGAGAATTTACCTGTTTCCGGTGAGAATCTGGTTGTTTTCGATGCTGCTGTGATGTGA